In a single window of the Bradyrhizobium erythrophlei genome:
- a CDS encoding DUF6505 family protein: MKLLRTIALDPSDTFVFDVAAEPGDWAVSGAFRFCNRDPVGLTGKDRSAFRSGFLGVRAWGWSTLAQIVHATVADRRALVELLAAQLVERFGAPDLAIARMAAEEEVAFAEQLCTHPVGSLIAVHRTATDGEVRESFRRLKLREGTGHGKAFSFMEIEDDVEPDSNLNLENMSQEPRHR; encoded by the coding sequence GTGAAGCTCTTGCGCACCATCGCCCTTGATCCATCCGACACGTTCGTGTTCGACGTAGCGGCGGAACCCGGCGACTGGGCCGTGTCGGGCGCGTTCCGTTTCTGCAACCGGGATCCCGTCGGGCTGACCGGCAAGGACCGGTCGGCGTTCCGCAGCGGCTTTCTCGGCGTGCGAGCCTGGGGCTGGTCGACGCTTGCACAGATCGTCCACGCGACGGTGGCCGATCGCCGTGCTTTGGTTGAACTCCTTGCCGCGCAATTGGTCGAGCGGTTCGGCGCGCCGGATCTTGCAATCGCACGCATGGCGGCAGAAGAGGAAGTCGCCTTTGCGGAACAGCTCTGCACGCATCCGGTCGGCAGTCTGATTGCGGTCCACCGCACGGCGACCGATGGCGAAGTCCGGGAATCTTTCCGTAGATTGAAGCTGCGGGAAGGGACCGGCCACGGCAAGGCGTTCTCGTTCATGGAAATCGAGGATGACGTTGAGCCCGACAGCAATCTCAATCTTGAGAATATGAGTCAGGAACCGCGGCACCGATGA